The genomic DNA CGTCATGGGGAAGCAGGGCCGTATCGTTGTCCCGGCGGACGTGCGTTCCCTGCTAGGCCTCCGCGAGGGCGACACGTTGCGCGTTGACGTGGTCGACGGCGCCGTCACCCTACGGCCGCAACCGGACCCGAAGACGGCGGCCGACCTGCTGTACGGGATGCTGGCGCCCCTCGTCCCCGAGCGAAGCCTCGTGGACGAGCTCATCAGCGACCGGCGGGCCGAGGCGGCGCGGGAAGCCGGTCGAGGGATCGAGTGATCGTCCTCGACGCCTCCGCGGTTCTCGCGCTCGTGCAGGCCGAGCCCGGGGGTGAGGTCGTCCGTGCGGCCCTGGCGTCCGGTGAGCCCGCTGTTCTGGGGGCCGCTAACTGGGCGGAATGTGTCGGCAAGCTCGTCGATGCTGGAGGGGACAGCAGGGCCGTCCGACGCCGCCTGGATCCGCTGGTACGCGTGGTCCCCGTGACGGAGGACGATGCCAACCTGGCGGGAGCTCTGCGCGCGAAGCCCTGGG from Austwickia sp. includes the following:
- a CDS encoding AbrB/MazE/SpoVT family DNA-binding domain-containing protein; the encoded protein is MSATVVMGKQGRIVVPADVRSLLGLREGDTLRVDVVDGAVTLRPQPDPKTAADLLYGMLAPLVPERSLVDELISDRRAEAAREAGRGIE
- a CDS encoding type II toxin-antitoxin system VapC family toxin — protein: MIVLDASAVLALVQAEPGGEVVRAALASGEPAVLGAANWAECVGKLVDAGGDSRAVRRRLDPLVRVVPVTEDDANLAGALRAKPWARPLSLGDRLCLALAARIPNERVLTADRAWAACDLPLTVSVIR